The Chanodichthys erythropterus isolate Z2021 chromosome 14, ASM2448905v1, whole genome shotgun sequence genome window below encodes:
- the si:dkey-230p4.1 gene encoding centrosome-associated protein CEP250 isoform X3, translated as MESGPPAFSLKVLTGHIGKEQTRLMTLWGRVVTLRRQCHSLKTATDKDLWELRAEFSRLSSSLLSVWGSPRSAPILPHDSHIAHSTTAQPLSSTQGPLSLDDLNHEERKSTELKADLESETLELRNRITELNMTIKTLESVREKQEAEMERRHRQEMEREQEQERKWQRQIEIERNFESVRHAVRTLSRVLSSQQMSGQSVSLSADVVSSEGLSSVLSVIAQAETALQWRQQEVQDAQMSLRRLGTEKESLEQRITQLESEMAELQEQTNQGALQMKHTQELLNSEKEMVTSLRSQMEEAERLAEELRQENEHMRRQREKEEEERIQLERERQKRMEAEMLEAAQLCERETRTRLELHSLQGALEREKLDRARAEQETADTKDALLKARESLLALSSSQTQLKRELAEGRDALEKMATLNEALAKDKRELSVRALQLETEVAEAQAQIQAFGTEMAGLCREVKTASLEANELRERRETDLNTLQQLRNRERELENELETEREDRDREVTAFTEEQRKDEQRIAELTEQCSTMMKELQSVQAEQLKAAEQQRRAERERDDLMRASQRLEDTVCTLEREKEELTQVKEELGGVVVCLQKQIAQVQEQASGLEVQCSQLQTQVDTLTQTKDVLQGEIQCLQTDLERETAQREKENQEAMEGKSKSEREIENWQLECKRIQQDIEQETEKNKVQVEESKTERERWQKEREALNAELGQKDGEVEILRNKIDGLLKEKEELLDHLNKRNTELEKLQIKSAAEQKTVEQSLREACDEIERWKEKEIKVQREKEELNQKYIERVEKESQNLKVIEREKAKMSDLMKKKEDEIRKRGEDIEELKSKVQSHERTIESLEIELQEKETLESRVETLEKHNTHLKEREIEKTRENENRQKKRDEQEREKDMRWRRQLEQKDEDLIELKSRVEELIREKEHISLLVEERDKDVEQLQTALSTEKKTLELRLKEAKDNVEWWKRRAGNMEKVKESINWVAEREKTELTELLRQRNEELQKREEDIGDLKGRIQSLDVIIEKLETDVQQKDEQLELLKEQISQMKEREMEKQKEVDRKQVEVKEQEKRLKSELEDLNNKIEGVIQEKEAILERLEERDSELNALQAQLAQEQKTFEQKLKAELEKVNRCKAKLAEVERDRISLEEREKEKKKRQEMEERDREQILREELRQKEMELKQLRLKIDELNQEKEEDQRIRMEQQEDLERQTTLLQDTEEEARALKKSLQQKEKEERERVHREEEAMRRLREKLHEAEQRNLEVSSCLRETKTILEKEKCQHREKEESLMDCNQELLLVKRELHHERETVEELKKLTGEEVKTLKGKLDERLKEVGRLSQLLQNSRGEAQVLESRAENSEEEKQRLKRSLSQIEDEKRHLETQLRDEKTEGERLRARLEDLQKGQHILMEEKAGRVEKLGARIKELEEERDHLSAELRRKERELEALRDETFRERREKDRISSLLNDANERKEALVAQMDALQEQVVNLSRTKEQTRSKIQERDEQNQKMREGLIAGLQEMATLKELLEESHREGERLRSMMQERKDELVRSREEGVRAAQIEAKDLLLKVQMLEKQKQELKSTLHLQEEQLKKKNEEGLRELEQMLQRQEQLEEELTTMKSIAEQREAELTRARARIDILEDQRTELSSLAAERTKDAEELSDRFRELRQEVDRLREDRLRESKDWEELQNENKEKQNVFEELEFLKKTLREKEKEIELMKERYENEKRKSERFQQAEEQKVRQLELFSERLKDKETELESIREMAYKEQSARLRLQDQFEDEKRDTKILREKMETLEKEKQEMETKIEEDTRNLRESEKKNKGLKMDSGHGTLSDFLEINAEYQPHDKLLETETLRRDLTRKEQEMERLRTKAQTLQTELDRLHSTIKNENIKTGPTDNKEWERLKEQVSVVLLEKEEKDRLLREKDVEVYALKERAKELTKDRDRVRTALEKTEAMLIYYKERLGQQEHKRTRAEADMSQEKELEQKAQSTDEVDTDSAVQERLSAMQRAVAQLEVDQNLLQKKNNHLEKKIERLRTERQHLRETLTQVELERGKLRHQLSRSEAGVLDLSDGTDNEELKRLRVRASELEEQVHHLRLMLAVDHQQRAEFIERSLRNSQSLMSLRQDLNESLAAVSQRPVPSVLESETQRLDKSFREEELRLSLSQS; from the exons GTTTTGACAGGCCACATAGGGAAGGAGCAGACCAGGCTGATGACTCTGTGGGGACGCGTGGTTACACTCAGACGCCAGTGTCACTCTCTGAAGACTGCTACTGACAA AGACCTGTGGGAGCTGAGAGCAGAGTTCTCTCGTCTCTCCTCATCTCTCCTCTCTGTATGGGGTTCTCCGCGATCAGCTCCCATTCTGCCCCATGACTCCCATATAGCTCACTCCACTACAGCGCAACCCCTCTCCTCCACCCAGGGGCCACTGTCTCttgatgatctgaatcatgaaGAGAGGAAGTCAACTGAATTAAAAGCGGACCTTGAGTCAGAGACACTGGAGCTCAGGAACAG gATAACAGAGCTGAATATGACAATAAAAACTCTTGAATCTGTGAGGGAGAAGCAGGAggcagagatggagaggagACACAGGCAGGAGATGGAGAGAGAACAAGAGCAAGAGAGGAAGTGGCAGAGGCAGATAGAAATTGAAAGAAACTTTGAGTCTGTCAGACATGCTGTCAGGACACTG TCAAGGGTTCTCAGCTCTCAGCAGATGAGTGGGCAGTCAGTTTCTCTGTCTGCAGATGTTGTGTCCAGTGAAGGACTGTCTTCTGTCCTCTCTGTCATCGCTCAAGCTGAGACTGCCCTGCAATGGAGACAACAGGAAGTACAG GATGCTCAGATGAGCTTGCGTAGACTTGGGACAGAGAAAGAATCACTAGAGCAGCGAATCACGCAATTGGAGAGTGAGATGGCGGAGCTTCAGGAACAGACCAATCAGGGAGCACTGCAGATGAAACACACGCAGGAATTACTGAACAG TGAGAAGGAGATGGTAACTAGTTTGCGCAGTCAGATGGAGGAGGCCGAGAGACTCGCAGAGGAACTGAGACAGGAGAATGAACATATGAGACGACAGAGagagaaggaggaggaggagagaatccagctggagagagagagacaaaaacG CATGGAGGCAGAAATGCTAGAGGCCGCTCagctgtgtgagagagagactcGCAcccgtctggagctgcacagcctGCAGGGGGCACTAGAGAGAGAGAAGCTGGACAGAGCACGAGCTGAGCAAGAGACAGCCGACACTAAAGATGCTTTACTGAAG GCACGGGAGTCATTACTGGCCCTGTCCTCCAGTCAAACCCAGCTCAAGAGAGAGCTGGCAGAAGGCCGAGATGCCCTGGAGAAAATGGCTACTTTAAATGAAGCTCTGGCCAAAGACAAGAGAGAACTCAGTGTTCGTGCTCTGCAG CTGGAGACGGAGGTGGCAGAAGCCCAGGCCCAAATCCAGGCATTTGGCACAGAGATGGCGGGTCTGTGCAGGGAAGTGAAGACCGCGTCTCTAGAGGCCAATGAATTAAG GGAACGGAGAGAGACGGATCTGAATACTCTGCAGCAGCTCAGAAACCGAGAGAGGGAGCTGGAGAATGAGCTGGAGACAGAGAGGGAGGACAGGGATAGGGAAGTGACCGCTTTCACAGAAGAGCAGAggaaagatgaacaaaggatTGCAGAG tTAACTGAACAGTGCAGTACAATGATGAAAGAGCTGCAGAGTGTCCAGGCAGAACAACTCAAAGCAGCAGAGCAGCAGAGAAGAGCTGAACGAGAGAGAGATGACCTAATGAGAGCGAGCCAGAGACTAGAGGACACAGTGTGCACACTGGAGAGAGAAAAGGAGGAACTCACACAAGTCAAAGAGGAACTCGG AGGTGTGGTGGTATGTCTTCAGAAGCAGATTGCTCAGGTTCAGGAACAGGCCTCAGGTCTGGAGGTGCAATGCAGTCAGCTACAAACACAGGTGGACACGCTCACACAGACCAAAGATGTCTTGCAAG GAGAGATTCAGTGCCTACAGACAGACCTGGAGAGAGAGACAGCACAGAGAGAAAAGGAAAACCAAGAAGCAATGGAGGGAAAAAGCAAGAGTGAAAGAGAGATTGAAAACTGGCAGTTGGAATGCAAGAGGATTCAGCAGGACATTGAACAAGAAACAGAGAAAAACAAAGTACAAGTAGAAGAGAGCAAAACCGAGAGAGAAAGATGGCAAAAAGAGAGAGAAGCTTTGAATGCAGAACTTGGCCAGAAAGATGGAGAAGTGGAGATACTGAGGAACAAGATTGATGGTTTGTTAAAAGAAAAAGAGGAGCTTTTAGACCACTTAAATAAAAGAAACACAGAACTTGAGAAGCTACAAATTAAATCGGCAGCAGAGCAGAAAACAGTTGAACAAAGTCTGAGAGaagcatgtgatgagattgagaGATGGAAGGAGAAGGAAATCAAGgttcagagagagaaagaggagtTAAATCAGAAGTATATAGAAAGAGTGGAAAAAGAAAGTCAGAACCTCAAGGTCATAGAGAGAGAAAAGGCTAAGATGTCTGATCTAATGAAAAAGAAGGAGGATGAAATACGAAAGAGGGGAGAGGATATCGAAGAGTTAAAATCAAAAGTCCAATCACATGAGAGAACAATTGAGAGCTTGGAAATAGAGTTGCAAGAGAAAGAGACTTTGGAGAGTAGAGTAGAAACCCTGGAGAAACACAACACTcatctgaaagagagagagattgagaaaacaagagaaaacgaaAACAGACAAAAGAAAAGAGATGAGCAAGAGAGGGAGAAAGACATGAGGTGGAGAAGACAGTTGGAACAGAAAGATGAAGACTTGATAGAGCTCAAAAGCAGAGTTGAAGAACTAATAAGAGAGAAAGAACATATCTCGTTACTCGTGGAAGAAAGAGATAAAGATGTTGAACAATTGCAAACTGCATTGTCGACAGAAAAGAAAACTCTTGAACTGAGACTGAAAGAGGCGAAAGACAATGTAGAGTGGTGGAAGAGACGAGCTGGCAACATGGAAAAAGTAAAGGAGAGCATAAACTGGGTTGCTGAAAGAGAGAAAACAGAACTGACAGAGCTTCTTAGACAAAGAAATGAAGAGTTACAAAAGAGAGAAGAGGACATTGGTGATCTCAAAGGTAGAATTCAGTCATTAGACGTAATCATAGAGAAACTAGAGACTGATGTTCAGCAGAAAGATGAGCAACTTGAACTTCTAAAGGAGCAAATCTCACAGATGAAAGAGAGGGAGATGGAGAAACAAAAAGAGGTGGACAGGAAGCAAGTAGAGGTAAAGGAACAGGAGAAACGACTGAAAAGTGAATTAGAAgatctcaataacaaaatagaGGGAGTCATTCAAGAAAAAGAGGCAATACTAGAAAGGTTGGAAGAGAGAGATAGTGAACTAAACGCATTACAAGCACAACTTGCACAAGAACAGAAGACGTTTGAACAGAAGCTCAAAGCAGAGCTCGAAAAGGTGAACAGATGCAAAGCCAAGTTAGCCGAGGTGGAACGAGATCGGATAAGCTTGGAGGAAAGGGagaaggagaaaaagaaaagacagGAGATGGAGGAAAGAGATAGGGAGCAGATACTGAGAGAAGAGCTCCGTCAGAAGGAGATGGAGCTGAAGCAGTTGAGACTTAAGATTGATGAACTGAACCAGGAGAAAGAGGAAGACCAGAGGATAAGAATGGAGCAACAAGAAGACCTTGAACGACAAACTACCCTCCTACAAGACACTGAGGAGGAGGCCCGTGCATTGAAGAAGAGTTTacagcaaaaagaaaaagaggaaagagagagagtccaCCGTGAGGAAGAAGCAATGAGAAGGCTGAGAGAAAAGCTGCATGAAGCCGAACAGAGGAACCTTGAAGTCTCAAGCTGTCTACGAGAGACCAAAACGATACTGGAGAAGGAAAAATGTCAgcacagagagaaagaggagaGCCTTATGGACTGTAACCAAGAGCTACTATTGGTTAAACGAGAGCTACATCATGAGAGGGAGACTGTTGAAGAACTGAAGAAACTTACAGGCGAAGAGGTGAAGACACTGAAGGGAAAACTGGATGAACGGTTGAAAGAGGTGGGAAGGTTGTCACAGCTGCTGCAAAACAGCCGAGGGGAAGCACAGGTGCTTGAATCCAGGGCAGAAAACAGTGAAGAGGAGAAACAAAGATTGAAGAGGTCTTTAAGTCAGATTGAAGATGAGAAGAGGCATCTGGAGACCCAACTGAGAGATGAAAAAACAGAAGGAGAAAGATTGAGAGCCCGGCTTGAGGATCTTCAAAAAGGTCAACATATCCTGATGGAGGAAAAGGCGGGGCGTGTGGAGAAGCTTGGGGCTCGCATTAAAGAGCTGGAGGAGGAGAGAGACCATCTCTCTGCAGAGCTtcgaaggaaagagagagagcttgAGGCTCTTAGAGATGAAACGTTCCGGGAGAGGCGAGAGAAGGACAGAATAAGCTCTTTGCTGAATGATGCAAATGAAAGGAAAGAAGCCTTGGTTGCCCAGATGGATGCTTTACAAGAACAGGTGGTTAATCTGTCTAGAACCAAAGAACAAACAAGGTCAAAGATCCAGGAACGAGACGAACAGAACCAGAAGATGCGAGAGGGGCTGATTGCAGGGCTTCAGGAGATGGCTACTCTGAAAGAACTGCTGGAAGAGAGTCATCGTGAGGGAGAGAGGCTCAGGTCCATGATGCAGGAAAGGAAGGATGAGTTAGTCCGGAGCAGAGAGGAAGGAGTTAGGGCAGCACAAATTGAAGCCAAAGATCTTTTACTCAAAGTCCAGATGTTAGAGAAGCAAAAACAGGAACTTAAGTCCACCCTGCATCTCCAAGAGGAACAACTTAAGAAGAAAAATGAGGAAGGGTTGCGAGAGTTGGAGCAAATGCTGCAAAGACAGGAGCAGTTAGAAGAAGAATTGACAACCATGAAGAGCATAGCAGAGCAGAGAGAGGCTGAGCTGACAAGAGCGAGGGCTAGAATCGACATCCTGGAAGATCAGAGGACTGAACTCAGCTCTTTGGCAGCAGAGAGGACCAAAGACGCAGAAGAACTGAGCGACAGATTCAGAGAGCTGAGACAGGAAGTGGACAGACTGAGAGAGGACAGATTAAGAGAGAGTAAAGATTGGGAGGAactccaaaatgaaaataaagagaAACAAAATGTGTTCGAGGAATTGGAGTTCCTCAAAAAAACATTGAGGGAAAAGGAAAAGGAGATAGAATTGATGAAAGAGAGATatgaaaatgagaaaagaaaaagcGAGAGATTCCAGCAAGCAGAGGAGCAGAAAGTTAGACAACTAGAATTATTCTCAGAGCGGCTTAAAGATAAAGAAACGGAGTTGGAGAGTATTCGAGAAATGGCGTATAAAGAACAATCGGCAAGACTTAGATTGCAGGATCAATTTGAAGATGAGAAAAGAGATACTAAGATATTGAGGGAAAAAATGGAAACCTtagagaaagagaaacaagaGATGGAGACCAAAATAGAAGAGGATACACGTAATCTTAGAGAatctgaaaagaaaaacaaaggacTAAAGATGGATAGTGGCCATGGCACTCTATCAGACTTCCTAGAGATAAATGCTGAATATCAGCCTCATGACAAGTTGTTAGAGACAGAGACACTTAGAAGGGACCTTACAAGAAAGGAACAGGAAATGGAGAGGTTGAGGACCAAGGCTCAGACCCTGCAAACTGAGCTAGACAGACTGCACTCCACAATAAAAAATGAGAACATAAAAACCGGGCCAACAGATAATAAGGAATGGGAAAGACTAAAGGAACAAGTGTCCGTTGTCCTTTTAGAAAAGGAGGAGAAGGACAGACTCCTTAGAGAGAAGGATGTTGAAGTATATGCTCTGAAGGAACGAGCCAAAGAGCTGACTAAAGACAGGGATCGGGTTAGGACGGCTCTGGAGAAGACTGAAGCCATGCTGATTTACTATAAAGAGAGGCTGGGACAGCAGGAGCATAAGAGAACCCGAGCAGAAGCTGATATGTCACAG GAGAAAGAGCTTGAACAGAAGGCCCAGTCCACAGATGAGGTGGATACAGACTCTGCTGTACAGGAGCGTCTGTCGGCCATGCAACGGGCCGTGGCACAACTGGAGGTGGATCAGAACCTTCTGCAGAAGAAAAACAATCATCTAGAGAAGAAAATTGAGAGACTACGAACTGAGCGACAGCACCTGAGAGAGACGCTGACACAG GTTGAGCTGGAGAGGGGGAAACTGAGGCATCAGCTGTCACGGTCAGAAGCTGGAGTTCTG GACCTGTCCGATGGTACGGACAACGAAGAACTAAAGCGTCTCAGAGTCCGAGCCAGTGAGCTAGAAGAACAG GTTCACCATCTTCGTCTCATGTTGGCTGTGGACCATCAGCAGAGGGCAGAGTTCATAGAGCGCTCTCTGAGGAACAGCCAGAGTCTGATGTCCCTGAGACAGGATCTGAACGAGTCTCTAGCTGCGGTCTCTCAGCGGCCCGTCCCCTCAGTGCTGGAGTCAGAGACACAGAGGCTGGACAAGAGCTTCAGAGAGGAAGAGCTCCGATTATCTCTCAGCCAAAGCTAA